Below is a window of Stappia sp. DNA.
GTGATGCCATTGCCGGCGGCGGCGACGAAGCCGATGCCGCCGCCGAACAGGAGACCGATGCCGAGAAGGGCAAGTCCACGGTCCATCTCACAGTCTTTCCATCTCGGATCGCGCCCCGCGCCGATCCGGTTGCGTCACCCCGGGAGCGCTGCGGCGGTCGACCGTTCCGGGCGCGGGGAAGATCCCGGCGCCCGGAGGTGTCCCGTGTCCCGTGTTCCGCGTCAGGACCCGGCTTGGGCGGTCTGGGCCGCGCCGGCGCGGGCGCCCTCGCGCTGCCAGAAGTATCCGGCGAAACAGCCGAGGAGCACCCAGGCGGCAAGGCCGATCCCGAAGGCGCGGGCGGCGAACAGTGCCCCGATCTCCGTCGGCACGGGTCCGGTGAAGACGTCAGGTTCCGGCGCGCCGATGACATGCGGGGCGAGCAGCAGCACGGCGGCCGCGCCCCAGGCCACGAAGCCGCGCCCGAAGGCGATCAGCCATATGGCCAGTCCGGCGGTCGCAACGGTGGCGAACCACCAGATCTGCCGGTCGAAGACATCGGCCGCCGCCACGCCCGGCACTTCCGGCGCGAGCGAAAAGCCCGGCGCGAAATGCACCGCGACGAAACCGGCGATGCCCCAAAGAATGCCGCTGCGCGCGGTGATCCGCGTGCCCCGGCTTTCGGCATGGGCCATCAGCGCCACGAGGATCAGCGCGTAGCCGGTGTAGGTGAGCATGGTGAAGAGCACGCTCAGCCCGTCGCGCAGCGGGTCGAAGGCGAGAACGTCCTGATGGGCACTGACGGGGGTGCCCCCGAAATGCACGAGGGCGCCCGATTCATAGAGTTCCGCGTGCAGCAGAACAGGTTGCACGAAAGCGAGCTGCAGCAGGGCGGCGATCAGCCCGGCCGCAGCGCCAGCGAACACGGCGCTGGCAACGATGCGGGAAAACATGGCGCGGCGGCGTCAGTGACAGGGGAAGCCGGTCGCGTGGCGCACGTCATGCGCCGCGTCGTGCAGCGCGCTTGCCTGGACGTGGCCCGTCACGGTGACGATCGCCAGCCCGAACAGGGCGGCCAGAACGATCCCGGCAAGGCCGGAGCGGCTCGCCGAAGCGGTCGAAACATGTGCAGTCATGATGCCTCCTTGCCGTCACACCCGACGGCCGGTTGTCGTGATCGCCTGGCAGGTCTCCTGGCTCGCGGGTCACGGCTTCCGCACCACCTTCCCCGGACGCCCGGCGGCGCATCGCGCCACGGACGGATCCGAGTGGTTTAACGGGCGGTCGCTCTCCGCATACAGTCGCGGGGGCGGCTTCGGCATCGGGCCCCCGACATGGGTCGGCCCTGTCCGAATTCCCTATTGAGTTCGGCGCGCTCAGGCGCGCTTGCGAACACCAAGCCCGATCAGCCTACACGCTTTTCGGGCGCTGACAAGCGCCGGCACCACCCGCGCGCGCCTCAGTCGGGCGCGGCGGCCGGCGCGGGCTGGCAGGCGGGGCAGACAAAGGCGCGGCGCGCGTCGAGCTCGATCCGGGCGATCGCGCCGCCGCAGGCCGGGCACACGTCCTTGTTGAAGATATTGACGCGCTCGCGGTAGCGCCCCTTGCCCGGCGGGGCGTCGTCGATCGTGACGATGGCATTGCGCCGCACCCCGATCTCCAGCAGATGCACCGCGTCGGCCCAGATCCGCTCGAGCGCCGCGCGCGGCAGGTCCCGCCCCGGCGTATCCGGATGAATGCCCTGCCGCCAGAGGATTTCGGTGCGGTAGATGTTGCCGATACCGGCCATCACCGATTGGTTCATGATGAGCCGACCGATCCCGGTCCGGCTGCGGGCGATGCGCGAGAACGCCCGCTCGGGGTCGGCATCGGCCCGCAACACGTCCGGGCCGATGCGCGCGACCACGGCCGAAAGCCCGTCGGGATCGAGCACCTCGCAGATCGTCGGACCGTTGATGTCCACCAGATGCGTGTCGCCGACGAGGCGCACCCGCACCGCCCCGACGGGGTCGGGCGCCGGCAGCCGACGCTTGCGAATGCGCCCGAAGAGGCCGAGATGCACATGCAGGACGTCACCACCCTCGAAGCGGTAGATCAGATGCTTGCCGAAGGCCTCGACGCCCGTGCAACGGCGCTCGTCGAGCCGGGCCGCGCCCTCGGAAAAGCGCCCCTGCGGCGAGGACACGGCCAGCACGGAGCCGGCGAACAGGCGATGGTGATCGCGCGCGGCGCGATGGATCGTATGCCCCTCGGGCATGGCACCTCCGGAATGAGACGAAGCGCCGGCGGGATGACGCGACAGGTCGGGCGGGAGCGCGGGATACCGCGCCCTTCTCTACGACGCGCCCCGGCGATTCGGATCAGCACCGGCCGCGCGCGCCCTGGATGCCCGGTCCGCCTCAGGCGTCGCGCCGCCCGGCTTCGGCCGCCGCCACATGCCGTTTGACCGCGACGAAGCTGTCCGGCGTCACCGACAGGGAGTCGATGCCGCAGCCCACGAGAAAGCGGGCGAACTCCGGGTGATCGCTCGGCGCCTGGCCGCACAGCCCCACCTTCGCGCCGCTTGCCTGCGCCGCGCGGATGACGTTGGCGATCATCCATTCGACCGCCTCGTTGCGCTCGTCGAAGAGATGCGACAGCAGTTCGGAATCCCGGTCGACGCCCAGCGTCAGCTGCGTCAGGTCGTTGGAGCCGATGGAAAACCCGTCGAACCGCTCGGCGAAGGCATCGGCCAGCACAACATTGGCCGGGATCTCGCACATGACATAGACCTTCAGCCCGTCCTCGCCGCGCCGCAGCCCGTTCTCGGCCATCACGGCGAGCACCTTGTCGGCCTCCTCGGGCGAGCGGCAGAAGGGGATCATGACGATGGCATTGGCGAAGCCCATCCGCTCGCGCAGCCGCCGGATCGCGCGGCATTCGAGCGCGAAGCCGTCGCGATAGGCCGGCGAATAGTAGCGCGACGCGCCGCGAAACCCGATCATCGGGTTTTCCTCCCGCGGCTCGAAATCGGCCCCGCCGAGCAGATTGGCGTATTCGTTGGTCTTGAAATCGCTCATGCGGATGATGACCGGACGCGGATGCACGGCGGCCGCGATGCGCCCCAGATCGCGCGCGAGACGGTCGACGAAATACTCGGTCTTCTCAGCGTAACCGGCGGTCAACGCCTCGATTTCGGCCCGCGTGTCCGCATCGGTGACGCGCTCGAAATGGGCGAGCGCCATCGGGTGCACGCGGATGTGGTTGGCGATCACGAACTCCATGCGCGCGAGCCCGACGCCATCCGCCGGCATCCGCCACCAGCGAAAGGCGGCGGACGGATTGGCGAGGTTGAGCATCACCTTCGTGTCGGTGCGCGGGATGTCGTCGAGACCGATCTCCTCGACCGCGATCTCCGCCACCCCGTCGAAGACGACGCCCTCGTCGCCCTGCGCGCACGACAGCGTCACCTCCTGCTGCGAATGCAGCAACCGGGTCGCCGCGCCCGTGCCGACGATGGCCGGCAGACCGAGCTCGCGGCTGACGATGGCCGCATGCGAGGTGCGTCCGCCGTGATCGGTGACGATGCCGGCGGCGCGCTTCATCACCGGCACCCAGTCCGGATCCGTGGTGCCGGTGACGAGAATGCTGCCGTCGACGAAGCGGTCGATGTCGGCCACGTCCTCGATCAGGCAGACGGGCGCGGCGACGGCGGCGTCGCCGATGGCGAGCCCGCGCGTCAGTTCCGGACCGGGGGTCTCCACGCGGTAGCTGCGAAACAGCGTGGCATCGCGGCGCGACTGCACGGTCTCGGGCCGAGCCTGGACGATGAAAAGCTCGCCGCTCACCCCGTCGCGCGCCCATTCCATGTCCATCGGGCAGCCGTAATGCGCCTCGATCTCGACCGCCCAGCGCCCCAGCCGGAGAATGTCGGCCTCCTCCAGCACGAAGGCCGCGCGCTCCGCCTTCGATGTGGGCACGATGCGCGTCGGCGCGGCCGTCGCATCGCCGCGCGCGCCGGCATAGATCATCTTCTCCCGCTTGGCGCCGAGGCGCTTGCCGACGATCGGCACCAGATCCGGATCGGCCAGAAGCGGCTTGAAGACGATGTATTCGTCCGGGTCGACGCTGCCCTGCACGACCGTCTCGCCGAGCCCCCAGGCGGCGTTGATGACCGCCACCTTGTCGAAACCGGTTTCCGTGTCGATGGAGAACATCACCCCAGACCCGCCCCTGTCGGAGCGCACCATCGCCTGCACGCCGACGGACAGGGCCACTTTCGCATGCTCGAAGCCCCTGGCCTCGCGGTAGCTGATGGCGCGGTCGGTGAAGAGCGAGGCGAAACAGCGCCGGCAGGCGTCGAGCAACGCCTGCTCGCCCTCGATGTTCAGATAGGTTTCCTGCTGCCCGGCGAAGCTCGCGTCCGGCAGGTCCTCGGCGGTGGCGCTGGAGCGCACCGCGACATCCGCCGCCGGGCGGCCGATGCGGCGCGACAGCTCCCCATAGGCGAGCGTGATCGCCTCCGCGATGTCACCCGGCCAGACGCCGGCCAGAAACGCCGCGCGAATGCGCGCGCCCGTCTCGGCGAGCGTCGCGGCGCCGCGCTTGAAGTCGAGCAAGGCGGAGGCGATGTCCCGGTCGAGCCCGTTTTCGGACACGAACCGCCAGTAGGCCTCAGCCGTCGTGGCGAAGCCGGGCGGAACGGCGATGCCGCGCGGGGCAAGCGCCGTGACCATTTCGCCGAGCGAGGCGTTCTTGCCGCCGATGCGCGCGACATCGCCGCGCCCGACCTCCTCGAACCACAGGATCGTCTCCCGCGCCTGCGCCTCACGCTTCGTTTCGTCCGTCACCACGCCCCTCCCCGGGTCTTTCGGATCGAAGGCGGCCCGGCGCCGCCCCCGTTTGGCTGCGATCCCCTCAGTCCAGGATCGCCACATTGGTCGCATAGGCGCCCTTTTCGCCGAAGGCCTCGCGGAAGCGCACCTTCGTGTCGACCGCGATGGCGTTCCAGTCGCCGGCGGTCAGATTGTCGCGCTCGAAATAGACCTCGCGCCCGTCGTCGGCCGCCAGAAACCCGTAGCCCTCGCCCGGAAACAGCCGGTCGACGCGCGCATGCAGGATCGGCGCGTGATGCTTGACCTCGACCTTGCCCATCTTGCGGGCCTGCTCCTTGAGCTGGCGCCGCGCGGCATCGAAGGCCTTGTGGACCGCGAGGTTGATGTCGTGCACCGCCTCGCTGCGCCCCAGGCTGCGCTCCACGCGGATGTCCGGCCCCGGAACGCGGATCGTCACGCGAATGACATACTCCTGGCCCGTCACATGCGCCTTCTGCGGCGCGCTGACGACCACGTCGCAGCTGACGATGCGCGGATGGTATTTTTCGAGTTCTTCGATCCGCTCCAGGATATGCGCGCGGATCTCCGGGGCCGGATCGAGATGGCGAAAGGTGATGATCGGTTCGGATTGCATGGCTGCGGTGTCCATCGGGTTGCGGGGGCTTGTGCGATCCGTCGTCTGCCGGGCGGTTCTTTCATCGGAGCCTCGAGACCGCGAAAGCCTCCAAGGGTCGCGCCGGGCCCCCCGGCACGCATTGACCCGCATCAATCGGGGATGGGCGGGCGCCGGCCACACACGCGGTTTTCGCCACCGCCCGCGGGGTGTACGATCGGGGTCGGGAGGTTCGGCCGCCCGCTCGTCTCGCCGCTCCTCCCTCGATACCCAAACCCAGGACCATCGCCGTGTTGACCGGAAAGCGCTTTCACATCTTCACGCTGCTCGGCTTTCGCGTGAACCTCGATCTCAGCTGGTTCCTGATCGCGATCCTGATCAGCTGGAGCCTCGCCACGGGCTATTTTCCGGCCGTGATCGAGGGCCTCGCGCCGGGCATGGCCTGGACGCTCGGCATCGCCGGGGCGCTGGGGCTGTTCGCCTCGATCATCCTCCACGAATTTTCCCATGCCATGGTCGCCCGCCAGTTCGGCATGCCGATCTCCGACATCACGCTGTTCATCTTCGGCGGCGTGGCGGAACTGAAGGACGAGCCGACGAACGCGCGCGCCGAGTTTCTGGTCGCCGTCGCCGGACCGCTCGCAAGCTACGTGCTGGCCGGCGCGTTCTATCTCGCCGCGCTCGCCCTGTCGGGCGCGGCGGAGCCGTCGCCGCTTGTCGTGCTCCTGTCCTATCTCGCGCTGCTCAACCTGGTGCTCGCCACCTTCAACCTGCTTCCCGCCTTCCCGCTCGACGGGGGACGGATGCTGCGCGCCGCCGTGTGGGGCTGGACCGGCAACCTGATGCGCGCCACCCGGACCGCCGCCACCATGGGCCGCCTGCTCGGCGGCCTGCTGCTGGCGCTCGGCCTCGTCAGC
It encodes the following:
- a CDS encoding CbtA family protein, producing the protein MFSRIVASAVFAGAAAGLIAALLQLAFVQPVLLHAELYESGALVHFGGTPVSAHQDVLAFDPLRDGLSVLFTMLTYTGYALILVALMAHAESRGTRITARSGILWGIAGFVAVHFAPGFSLAPEVPGVAAADVFDRQIWWFATVATAGLAIWLIAFGRGFVAWGAAAVLLLAPHVIGAPEPDVFTGPVPTEIGALFAARAFGIGLAAWVLLGCFAGYFWQREGARAGAAQTAQAGS
- a CDS encoding CbtB domain-containing protein, whose protein sequence is MTAHVSTASASRSGLAGIVLAALFGLAIVTVTGHVQASALHDAAHDVRHATGFPCH
- a CDS encoding DNA-formamidopyrimidine glycosylase family protein; translated protein: MPEGHTIHRAARDHHRLFAGSVLAVSSPQGRFSEGAARLDERRCTGVEAFGKHLIYRFEGGDVLHVHLGLFGRIRKRRLPAPDPVGAVRVRLVGDTHLVDINGPTICEVLDPDGLSAVVARIGPDVLRADADPERAFSRIARSRTGIGRLIMNQSVMAGIGNIYRTEILWRQGIHPDTPGRDLPRAALERIWADAVHLLEIGVRRNAIVTIDDAPPGKGRYRERVNIFNKDVCPACGGAIARIELDARRAFVCPACQPAPAAAPD
- the ppsA gene encoding phosphoenolpyruvate synthase, whose amino-acid sequence is MTDETKREAQARETILWFEEVGRGDVARIGGKNASLGEMVTALAPRGIAVPPGFATTAEAYWRFVSENGLDRDIASALLDFKRGAATLAETGARIRAAFLAGVWPGDIAEAITLAYGELSRRIGRPAADVAVRSSATAEDLPDASFAGQQETYLNIEGEQALLDACRRCFASLFTDRAISYREARGFEHAKVALSVGVQAMVRSDRGGSGVMFSIDTETGFDKVAVINAAWGLGETVVQGSVDPDEYIVFKPLLADPDLVPIVGKRLGAKREKMIYAGARGDATAAPTRIVPTSKAERAAFVLEEADILRLGRWAVEIEAHYGCPMDMEWARDGVSGELFIVQARPETVQSRRDATLFRSYRVETPGPELTRGLAIGDAAVAAPVCLIEDVADIDRFVDGSILVTGTTDPDWVPVMKRAAGIVTDHGGRTSHAAIVSRELGLPAIVGTGAATRLLHSQQEVTLSCAQGDEGVVFDGVAEIAVEEIGLDDIPRTDTKVMLNLANPSAAFRWWRMPADGVGLARMEFVIANHIRVHPMALAHFERVTDADTRAEIEALTAGYAEKTEYFVDRLARDLGRIAAAVHPRPVIIRMSDFKTNEYANLLGGADFEPREENPMIGFRGASRYYSPAYRDGFALECRAIRRLRERMGFANAIVMIPFCRSPEEADKVLAVMAENGLRRGEDGLKVYVMCEIPANVVLADAFAERFDGFSIGSNDLTQLTLGVDRDSELLSHLFDERNEAVEWMIANVIRAAQASGAKVGLCGQAPSDHPEFARFLVGCGIDSLSVTPDSFVAVKRHVAAAEAGRRDA
- a CDS encoding HPF/RaiA family ribosome-associated protein translates to MQSEPIITFRHLDPAPEIRAHILERIEELEKYHPRIVSCDVVVSAPQKAHVTGQEYVIRVTIRVPGPDIRVERSLGRSEAVHDINLAVHKAFDAARRQLKEQARKMGKVEVKHHAPILHARVDRLFPGEGYGFLAADDGREVYFERDNLTAGDWNAIAVDTKVRFREAFGEKGAYATNVAILD
- a CDS encoding site-2 protease family protein; translated protein: MLTGKRFHIFTLLGFRVNLDLSWFLIAILISWSLATGYFPAVIEGLAPGMAWTLGIAGALGLFASIILHEFSHAMVARQFGMPISDITLFIFGGVAELKDEPTNARAEFLVAVAGPLASYVLAGAFYLAALALSGAAEPSPLVVLLSYLALLNLVLATFNLLPAFPLDGGRMLRAAVWGWTGNLMRATRTAATMGRLLGGLLLALGLVSVIGGNFVGGMWQALIGFFIISAARASESQMAARIGFEGLTAGQLMARPAISVPAEISLAELVDDYFYRHFHKAYPVLRAGKVIGCVHVRDASAYPRADWAGRTVADILPEAGRAAVIASDTPVWEALKTMNALQVSRLAVADDGVLAGILTMRDLMTYLSLRETFGPGHSAGPGHGRAPAPTSA